Proteins encoded in a region of the Xylocopa sonorina isolate GNS202 chromosome 1, iyXylSono1_principal, whole genome shotgun sequence genome:
- the LOC143422416 gene encoding splicing factor C9orf78, with protein sequence MTSTVEEKIEFKKKVKKPLRKRQISSDEDDNENEDKFVREKVEEMKIIQKLRERPKGVNLVGLALGENVTQDIITSDPFNVKTGGMVNMAALKNTKLKQNDAYETGIGTQFNAETNKRDEDEEMVKYIEEELSKRKSKTEGKTENGTNNDKGSYCSPEEAALQAVPEHLRQSSAHRSEEMLSNQMLSGIPEVDLGIEAKIRNIEATEEAKLKLLWDRHRKKDGPSQFVPTNMAVNFVQHNRFNIEDTDFQKSRQDADDKKKVTAPKDDYKGKRKDNGEKATDDYHYERFKKQFRRF encoded by the exons ATGACCAGTACAGTGGAGGAAAAGATAGaatttaaaaagaaagtaaaaaaacCTTTAAGGAAAAGACAGATTTCATCGGACGAAGATGATAATGAAAATGAGGATAAGTTTGTCAG AGAAAAAGTTgaagaaatgaaaattatacagaAACTTCGTGAAAGACCGAAAGGTGTAAACCTTGTTGGATTAGCCCTTGGTGAAAATGTAACACAGGATATAATAACA TCAGATCCTTTTAACGTTAAAACTGGAGGAATGGTAAATATGGCTGCACTAAAGAATACAAAATTAAAACAAAACGATGCATACGAAACAGGAATTGGCACACAATTTAATGCGGAAAcaaataaacgagatgaagatgaggaaat GGTAAAATATATTGAAGAAGAATTGTCAAAGAGAAAAAGCAAAACTGAAGGTAAAACAGAAAATGGTACTAATAATGATAAAGGATCTTATTGCTCACCAGAAGAGGCAGCTCTGCAAGCAGTACCTGAACATTTGAGACAAAGTTCTGCGCATAGAAGCGAAGAAATGCTTTCAAATCAAATGTTGTCTGGTATTCCAGAAGTAGATCTTGGAATTGA AGCAAAAATTCGTAACATTGAAGCTACAGAAGAAGCCAAGTTAAAATTGCTTTGGGATAGacacaggaagaaagatggtcCTTCGCAATTTGTACCAACAAATATGGCTGTGAATTTTGTACAACATAATAGAT TTAATATAGAAGACACAGATTTTCAAAAGTCAAGGCAAGATGCAGATGACAAGAAAAAAGTAACAGCTCCTAAAGATGATtacaaaggaaaaagaaaagacaATGGTGAAAAAGCAACTGATGACTACCATTACGAAAGGTTTAAAAAACAATTTAGACGATTTTAG